In the Haloferax marinisediminis genome, TTCCGTGGCGACGGGTCGATGGTCCGTGCCGAGACCTGTACGCACTACCTCGTGCTGGACGACTCGATCTACGGAGAACTCGGGAACCAAGCGATGATTGCACCGCCAATCCGCAAACCAGACGACAACGAAGCGATGTTCGAACACCTCCGCAACGGGTCGCTCGACGTCGTTTCGACCGACCACTGTGGCTACAAACTCGAGAGCAAGAACGTCGATAACTGGTGGGAGAGCACGTTCGGCGCGAACGGGTTACAAGCGAGCCTGCCAGTCGTTCACGACGAAGCGGTCAACCACCGTGGCTTTTCCTACCCATTCCTCGTCCGCGTCATGAGCACGAACCCAGCGAAAATCTTCGGCCTGCCGAACAAAGGAACACTCAACCCCGGGGCGGACGCCGACGTCGTGTTGTTCGACCCGAACGAGACGTACACCATCACTGCAGCGGACAACGCGTCTGAAGCCGACTTCTCCATCTACGAAGGCCGTGAGGTTACTGGCCGCGTCAAGCAAACCTTCGTGCGTGGCGAACTCATCGCGAAAGACGGTGAAATCGTTGGAACACCCGGCCACGGAAAGTTCGTCGAGCGCACGCTCCCCGACTGGGACTTCTGAACGCGCTGGCGACACCGATTTTTGTCAGTAATCGATACGTGTTACCGAGGAACAAACTTTTACTCTCTGAGAGACAGGTAGCGATAGATGAGTAGTCTTCACCAGAACGGTAGACCCGTAGCCGTTTCACCGGCGAGCGCTACCGAAGACGAACCAGTTCCACGGTTCCCTCACGCGAACTGTATCGCCGTTCGGGCGATGGCGAACGTTCTCGGTAGTTCTCTCGGCCCTCGCTCTCACGATAAACTCGTCGTCAATCAACTCGCGAGCCAGACAGAACCGGTGAACCGAGGAGATGCACCTGTCGACGACTTCACGGTGACAGGAGACGGTGCAACACTCCTCGAAAAACTCCCAGTCGAACACCCGATTGCGCCTATCGTCCGTCGCATCCTCGGGCCAGAACGGCCCGGTGACACGGACATCGAAGGGCAAGACATCCCCGATGGTGTCACTTCGGCCGTCGTACTGACGGGGGCGCTTCTCGACGAGGCAGAGAACCTCATCGACAAAGGGCTTCACCCCCACGATGTCAGAGAAGGCTACGCAGTCGCCGTCGAAACAGCGTTAGACGTTCTCTCCGCTCAGACACGCCTGCTCTCGTCGTTCGACGACCAACGAGACGTCGAGCGGGCAGTCGCACGCTCGGCGATGACGGGAAACGATATCGGCGACCTCGCTGAGACGTGGGCAGGGCTTGCAGTCGATGCGGTCGACGACATTGGCCGTCCCACAGAGAAATCCTTCGTCGTCCGGTGTCTCGGCGACGGTGAACTGACTTCGTCGAGACTCGTTCGTGGGGCAATCCTCGACAGGAACACTCGGGCGAACGACGAGATGCCCAGACGGGTCGAAGACGCGACAGTGCTCCTTCTCGACGGTCACACGACTGGTGGGCTTATCGACCCCAAGTGGGAGGAGGATGCTGTCTTCGACCTGCAGTCTCCTGAACAGTTGAAAGAAGTCCGCGAGCTCTACGCGTCTCGTCGCCGAGCGCTGGTCGACCACTACGTCTCGCTCGGCATCGACGTGGTCGTCACTCGCCTCGGGATAAACGGTGAGTACCAACGACTGCTGGTTGACGCCGGCATTCTCGGGATTCGTTCTGTCAGTCCGCTCGAGATGAAGCAAGTTGCACTCGCGACCGGTGCGAGCCTCGTTCAGAATCCGACTGACGTCGAAGCCAGTGACCTTGGCCACGCCGGTGTCGTTTCTATCGAACGAACGTCTCCTCGGCGGGGTCGCCGGAAGAACCGCTACATGACCGTGTTCGACGAGTGTGACGGGGCGAACTCTGTTACGATGGCCGTCCACGGCGTCTCGGGACAACTCGCAGACCAGGCAGCGACAGAAGTTCGGAAGGCAGCGGCCGCGGTGGCAGCGAGTAGAGGACTCGGGTCCGCACGACCGGGTGTGGTGCCGGGGGCGGGGGCAATCGAACTCCAGATGGCCGAAGCAGTCCGTGACCGTGCGACCCAACTCGACTCACGTGCCCAACTCGCCGTCTTCGCATTTGCGGACGCCTTACAGGAGGTCGTCGCCGCGCTCGTTCGGAATGCTGGCTTCGACGCGCTCACCGTCCTCGCTGACCTGCGTGCTGCACAGGTCGGCGGCGAGATGGATGCTGGGTTCGTCCTTCCAGCAGGTGAGGTTTCCAGTGCGACGGACGCTGGTGTCTTCGACCCAGTGGCGTACAAACACCGAATGCTCGTCAGTGCAAGCGAAGTGGCGAACCTCATCCTCCGTGTCGACGATGCCATCGACGCCACATTCACCAAAGAACCCCTCGGGCCGGACGACGTGATTTACGACGACCGAGCTGAGAAACATCTGGATTACCTCGAAGAGAATCCCGGCACACGCTGGGACAAATAGGTTCGTTGTCTGTCCGTTCTGCTCGAACTATCCCTCCGCAGTACGGCATATTCTCTCCAAATCTGACAACTCAGAAAACACTTAAGCAGTCACAGTGGGAGTAGTATTTGTACTATGGCACAGGCTACCGTATGTCTATCGTACGATTTCGACGCAGTATCGACGTGGTTGTGGTCCTATGGTTCGTGGGACATGCCAACGAGACACTCTCGTGGTGTGTACGGCGCAGAAGTCGGCGCCCCGCGCCTCCTCGATTTACACGACAAGTACGACGTCCCCGCGA is a window encoding:
- a CDS encoding TCP-1/cpn60 chaperonin family protein, producing the protein MSSLHQNGRPVAVSPASATEDEPVPRFPHANCIAVRAMANVLGSSLGPRSHDKLVVNQLASQTEPVNRGDAPVDDFTVTGDGATLLEKLPVEHPIAPIVRRILGPERPGDTDIEGQDIPDGVTSAVVLTGALLDEAENLIDKGLHPHDVREGYAVAVETALDVLSAQTRLLSSFDDQRDVERAVARSAMTGNDIGDLAETWAGLAVDAVDDIGRPTEKSFVVRCLGDGELTSSRLVRGAILDRNTRANDEMPRRVEDATVLLLDGHTTGGLIDPKWEEDAVFDLQSPEQLKEVRELYASRRRALVDHYVSLGIDVVVTRLGINGEYQRLLVDAGILGIRSVSPLEMKQVALATGASLVQNPTDVEASDLGHAGVVSIERTSPRRGRRKNRYMTVFDECDGANSVTMAVHGVSGQLADQAATEVRKAAAAVAASRGLGSARPGVVPGAGAIELQMAEAVRDRATQLDSRAQLAVFAFADALQEVVAALVRNAGFDALTVLADLRAAQVGGEMDAGFVLPAGEVSSATDAGVFDPVAYKHRMLVSASEVANLILRVDDAIDATFTKEPLGPDDVIYDDRAEKHLDYLEENPGTRWDK